Proteins encoded in a region of the Magallana gigas chromosome 8, xbMagGiga1.1, whole genome shotgun sequence genome:
- the LOC105332431 gene encoding monocarboxylate transporter 12-B, which produces MFNFRKSSPSSVDRGWAWIILLGCFVEYFVVLGMYKSFGIFFVQYQRKYNTSASVLSMILSVQNIITSISSLIVMGVGTRYFTERTMVMSGGLIGLGCCIGNAFAPSVEVLFFTQSFLFAVSAMAATLPAMLMVGKYFEKRRGMANSIANVGGSLGGFVLPIFLTFLFSEYGLEGTLIIAGGLYLQFLPAGLVMHTIERDSALHEDKEFTGSLLSNQTDKENVIEYEIQDAYNGSSTSLNKTVNTELKAKSMVNINSSQKNCSLKSSALHGSSLDIESTVSVKNINAGRSQHCSLSTLSDAKRKCLKFLFTLFDFALFKNPKFILLMLVAFLVAPGSTIVVTFIAPFAIDNDQSINMIGYLLTLSSAGDLTGRLLFVFISDNKVIQRYHMLSIAMLANGLTCLLASFYDTFAKLAVFGFLQSSFGGTYYSLINVLIVDFIGLKNLHHGLSMTTVMRGISVAITSSVIGHLRDHTGSYVSGFYLMGTCLVLGGLLLLFKPLISK; this is translated from the exons GATGCTTCGTGGAATACTTTGTCGTTCTTGGAATGTATAAATCGTTCGGGatattttttgtacaatatCAGAGGAAATACAACACAAGCGCCTCTGTCCTCTCCATGATTTTATCGGTTCAGAACATAATAACAAGCATCAGTT CCCTTATAGTCATGGGAGTAGGAACTCGTTATTTCACAGAAAGAACAATGGTAATGAGTGGAGGACTTATAGGACTAGGCTGTTGCATAGGAAACGCCTTTGCTCCGTCAGTagaagttttgttttttacacAGAGTTTTCTGTTTg CGGTTTCAGCAATGGCTGCAACTTTACCAGCAATGTTGATGGTCGGCAAATACTTCGAAAAAAGACGAGGAATGGCGAATAGTATTGCCAATGTTGGAGGGAGTTTAGGGGGCTTCGTCTTGCCCATTTTCTTGACTTTTCTATTCAGCGAATACGGCTTAGAAGGCACGCTTATAATTGCTGGAGGGTTATACCTTCAGTTTTTACCTGCAGGACTAGTAATGCATACCATTGAAAGAGATTCGGCTTTGCATGAAGACAAGGAGTTTACAGGCAGCCTTCTGTCAAACCAAACAGACAAGGAGAATGTTATCGAGTATGAAATCCAAGATGCATATAATGGGTCAAGCACTTCGCtaaataaaacagtaaacaCAGAATTAAAAGCGAAATCCATGGTTAATATTAACTCGAGCCAGAAGAACTGCTCATTAAAATCATCCGCACTACACGGAAGTTCACTAGATATCGAAAGCACCGTATCTGTAAAAAACATCAATGCAGGCAGGTCACAACATTGTTCATTGTCAACGCTGTCGGATGCGAAAAGAAAATgtcttaaatttttatttacattattcgACTTTGCTTTGTTCAAAAACCCAAAGTTTATTCTTCTTATGTTGGTAGCATTCTTAGTAGCGCCCGGAAGTACCATAGTCGTGACTTTTATCGCGCCTTTTGCTATAGACAATGATCAGTCCATTAACATGATCGGGTACCTCCTCACACTCTCTTCGGCAGGTGACTTGACAGGAAGACTCCTTTTTGTATTCATCTCAGACAACAAAGTTATTCAAAGGTATCATATGCTATCAATAGCGATGTTGGCAAATGGTTTGACATGTCTTCTGGCTTCATTTTATGATACCTTTGCAAAGCTCGCAGTCTTTGGATTCTTGCAGTCTTCTTTCGGTGGTACATACTATTCATTGATAAATGTACTGATTGTGGATTTTATTGGCTTGAAGAATTTGCATCATGGATTGTCAATGACTACGGTTATGCGGGGAATATCAGTGGCTATTACTTCATCTGTTATTG GTCATCTGCGTGACCACACCGGGTCATACGTCAGCGGATTCTACCTGATGGGCACCTGTTTGGTGTTGGGTGGTTTGCTTTTGTTGTTTAAACCcttgatatcaaaataa
- the LOC105332430 gene encoding monocarboxylate transporter 12 yields the protein MHMKTGESLPVDRGWAWIILLGNFMVVFLVIGCTSSFGLFFAEFMVEFRAPASSITIALSVQTIVFSVSSLFALNIGSSLASNRTYIILSGLFGCSAYLISAVIKDISYLILSQGVIFGIAYGFSYGPALVVLGRYFDKKRGIATSLGNMGVSCGSLVFPPVIRLLLDSYGLRGALAVIGGILLNLCVAGALMRPVTFYQDKTDKIDHGQKVWSTNSDVYDSNNVKIPSNDEKENHIIKADPINYYNLSNVVKNSDIIQTSSTQKQKLQGLDKRIQTTKHLCKKVVHFKVLKNALFRMWIPVCFLGIIGCVQIVIFIPPHAKDLQISDTDITLLVIIVGASNLISKILLAYFIYINLMPKHILIALSLIITGISCMFISFYTNFVTMTILSVIFGVFGSVYFGLFPAVLVDFVGLEHLSGAMAINMLMQGLGLSISNPILGFLRDMTGSFHASFYLMGTTLIISGAILFLEPLCRRMEIRRTAAQYLQTHIDIQPL from the exons ATGCATATGAAGACTGGGGAATCTCTGCCCGTAGACAGAGGGTGGGCTTGGATCATACTTCTAG GTAACTTCATGGTTGTATTTCTGGTCATCGGATGTACCTCATCGTTTGGACTTTTCTTTGCGGAGTTTATGGTCGAGTTCCGGGCACCTGCTTCCAGTATTACCATAGCGCTCTCCGTGCAAACCATTGTGTTCAGTGTGTCCT CTTTATTTGCATTGAATATCGGATCAAGTCTTGCATCCAATCGGACATATATCATCCTTAGCGGACTTTTCGGATGTTCTGCATATTTAATCAGCGCCGTCATTAAAGACATCTCATATCTGATACTCTCCCAAGGTGTGATATTTG GTATTGCGTATGGATTTTCTTACGGGCCGGCCCTCGTGGTTCTTGGCAGGTATTTTGACAAGAAACGGGGCATTGCGACAAGTTTAGGAAACATGGGCGTGAGCTGTGGAAGCTTGGTGTTTCCTCCAGTCATCAGACTATTACTCGATTCCTATGGACTCAGAGGTGCTCTGGCAGTGATTGGAGGAATACTGTTAAACCTCTGTGTTGCTGGTGCCTTAATGAGACCAGTGACATTTTATCAAGACAAGACTGATAAAATAGATCATGGCCAAAAAGTTTGGTCAACCAACAGTGATGTTTATGATAGTAATAACGTTAAAATACCATCAAATGATGAAAAAGAAAACCACATTATTAAAGCTGATCCAATCAATTATTACAATCTTAGCAATGTAGTAAAGAACAGTGATATCATTCAGACATCTTCGACTCAGAAGCAGAAGTTGCAAGGTTTAGACAAACGAatacaaacaacaaaacatcTATGCAAGAAAGTTGTCCACTTCAAAGTTCTGAAAAACGCTTTATTTAGAATGTGGATTCCGGTGTGCTTCTTGGGAATAATAGGATGTGTACAAATCGTGATTTTCATACCTCCGCATGCAAAAGATCTTCAGATTTCAGACACTGATATAACTCTCCTTGTGATCATTGTCGGGGCTTCAAACCttatttcaaagattttattAGCATACTTTATATACATCAATTTAATGCCCAAGCACATTCTGATTGCCCTATCTTTGATCATAACTGGAATATCTTGTATGTTTATATCGTTCTATACGAACTTCGTGACAATGACCATACTGTCAGTGATATTTGGGGTCTTCGGAAGTGTCTACTTTGGTCTTTTTCCGGCGGTGCTTGTTGACTTCGTTGGATTAGAACATCTCTCAGGTGCCATGGCTATCAACATGTTAATGCAAGGCTTGGGACTGTCTATTTCAAATCCAATACTGG gATTTCTGAGAGACATGACTGGATCATTTCATGCTTCATTTTACCTAATGGGGACAACTTTGATTATCAGTGGTGCTATTCTTTTCCTGGAACCACTATGCAGACGGATGGAAATAAGACGAACTGCTGCTCAATATTTACAAACACATATTGATATACAGCCGCTTTGA